Below is a genomic region from Maridesulfovibrio ferrireducens.
ATTTGTTCCGATTGTCGTGATAGTTAACGTTGGCTGTGCAATTAATTTTCAATTGCGATGTTTGCAATAATAGTTACGGAATATGTAGTAACGTTTTTATGAATTGATCATAAAATCTAAATAGTAGGAGGATATTGGTATGAATTTAGGTAGATTTTTATTGGTTTCAACAACCGCGACGATTGTAGGTGTTGCCGCTTACGCTATTTTTAAAGCGGGCGGCGTTAAGCCTGCAATGATAGAAGCCGTTAAAGGGACTATCAAAGCAGGGGACTGGACAGCAGAAAAGTATGTTAGCGCAAAGCAAGAGGTCACACGGCTGGTAGATGAGGCTAAGGCCGATATGGCTGAAGGGGCTTAGTCCTGATCATTCGGTGTGCTTAGGTTTTTTTTTATATTCGCGCAGGGCTTATCACTTTGTCTCTTCCTGTGTTTTTTGCGAAATAGAGGGCTTTGTCAGCGGTTTCTACAAGGCGAACAGCTTCGGCTTCCGGGTCTTTGGCCTGAGGATTCAGTCTGGAAATACCAATACTGAGGCTGCTTCTGCCAATACTTAATTCCGCAAATCTTAGCCGTATTCGTTCAGCTACTTGTTCACAGCGGTATGAATCAATACCCACGAGAATTGCACCGAATTCATCTCCTCCGAAGCGGAAGGGGAAGTCCGTTCCTGTTCGTACTGATGAGTTGATAATTTGCCCTAACTGAGCCAGCAGCCTATCTCCTTCCATGTGGCCCAGCTGGTCGTTAACTTCTTTAAAGTGATCGCAGTCAATCATCATAAGGTGCAGGGGGGTCTTGCAGGATATGCACTTAGAGCAGGATTCAACGATTTTAAGTTCAAAAAAACGTTTGTTGAATAGTCCGGTCAGGTAGTCAGTATATGACAGCAGGTTGAGCTTTTCTTTATCTTTGTAAGTTTCTGTCAGGCTTTTGGTTAGACTGTATTCTCTTCTGGCAACAGAGTGCGCCAGCCAGTTGAGGTTCTGTTGAAGCCGTATAAGTTCATCTCCCGTGATACTGCTGTTTTTTTCGAAAAAATCCATACGGTGATTTAGCTTTCCACGTTTGAGGTCCACGCAGAATTTATTCATTTCGCGCAGTTTTCTGTTAACCAGCCACTCATTAAGCCAGTTGGCGATTGGGGAACAAAAAGCAATGCAGAGGCTGAAGTGCAGGCTCATATACATGAGCAGTTCTTTTCTGTCGGCAAATTCTATGAGGACCAGCAGAAATCCGGCTGGAAGGATTAAAAGTAAAAAAATAGCAATTAATGCGCGATTTTTTAAACTGGCTTTTGTAAACTTTGATCCAGTTCGGAGCAGGTAGCCTGCAATGATGGAATTTTTCAAGGTTGTCAGTATGTTATTTAAAAATCTTAGGTTCTCTTTATAAGATATATTATTCATTGCAAATCCTACGCGTATAATTGTTCTCTATCGTGTTTCCAGTTGTTCTTATTGGCTGGTCTAATGAAATTAATAATCAATATCAAGTGAAAGTTTGTAGTGATAAATTTGAGTTTTATTGTTGACAAGAAAAATCAAGCTGGCTAGTAGTTGATTTCGAAATTCATTCTCATAATCATCAAAGCAAGATTGAGGCGGAGAAAAAATGTTTAATAAGTTCGATTTTCTTAACGGCGGAATCTCTTCCGGTAAGAGAGAGCAGCGGCGCAGGCATGGTGGCAGAGGCGGGCCCGGGAAAAAATGCATTATGCGCGGTAAGAGTGTTCTGGATATTGCTGTGGGTGGTAAGGCTAAAATAAGGAGACATTTTTCATGCGGCGCAGTCCGGCAGCGTCTGCTTGATCTGGGTTTTATTCCCGGCCGTGAAGTTGAAGTTGTTAGGGTTGCAACCCTCGGGTGTCCGCTGGAGCTTAAGGTTGCCGGATATTGCGTTACTCTGCGCCGTACTGAGGCTTATGAAATTGAGGTGGAAGATGAGTTCAGAGGTTAATAGCAAAGGCAAGGCAGCTAAAGATAATTTCCTTATTGCGCTGGCCGGGCAGCAAAATGCCGGTAAATCTACAACGTATAACATGCTTACCGGAGCCAATCAGCATGTGGCTAATTATCCGGGTGTAACCGTTGATAAAAAAGTCGGCAGTTATCGTGAAGGAAAGACTCGTTATGAGATTGTCGACCTTCCCGGTACATACAGTCTGACTTCGTTTTCACTCGAGGAAAGGGTTTCACGTGATTTTTTTCTTGAGGAAAAGCCTGATGTTGTTGTTAACGTCGTAGATGCAACAGCTTTACGACGCAGTCTGTATTTTACTTTTCAGGTACTGGAGATGGATTTTCCGGTTACTATTGCCTTGAATATGATGGATGTTGCTGAAAGTCAGGGGTTAACCATTGATTTACAGGAACTAAGTTCCCGGCTCGGGGTGGATGTTGTCGCCACTGTGGGACGTAAGGGTAAAGGGAAGCAGGCTCTGAAAGCCGCAATTCGTAAATCAGTCAATCAGGAAGCGTATAACCGTCCTGTTGCAATTGATTACGGTGAGCTTGAAGAGCATTTGCAGGAACTTGAAAAGAAGCTGGCTGAAGATGCCTTTTTAGGGGGGCTTTATCCGTTACGCTGGCTGGCAATCAAGTTGCTTGAAAATGATCCTGAAGTATGCAGGCTTGTTGAATCAAAACATTTTAAAGGGTCTGAAATAATTGAAGATTCTATTTCACGCCGTGATAGTTTTGAAGAAGCCTTGGATATTGATACCGGAGATTACATTGTAGCCTGTCGTGACAGGGTTGCAGGTGAGATTGTAGATGCGTGTGTCCAGAAGGAGGACAGTTCGAAACAACCTATTTCCGAACGCATTGATAGATGGGTACTTAACCGTGCAATGGCTCCGTTTTTTCTTCTTGCTACAGTTTTTACTATTTATGAACTTTCGATTGTTCAGGGGTATAAGCTTACTATTTATACTTGGCCCTTGCTGGCAAAATTCAGGGATATTATCGCCAGTTTTTTACCTTCGGCAGGATTGATTGAGGATTCCTTGCTCAGGTCCATGGGGCTGTGGATGGTGGACAGTGCCAATACTCTTTTAAACTATGTACCGATCTTTTTTATTCTTTTTGCGCTAATAGCCATTCTGGAAGACTCCGGCTACATGGCTCGAATTGCTTTTATTTTAGACCGTATATTTCATAGTTTCGGTTTGCATGGGCAATCAACTCTTCCATTTATTCTGGGTGGAGTATTTGCCGGAGGCTGCGCTGTTCCGGGGATTATGTCTACCAAAGGTATTCCCGATGAAAGGTCGCGGCTGGCAACGATTTTGACGGTTCCGTTTATGAATTGTCTGGCAAAAATTCCTCTTTATACCCTGTTGGTGAATATATATTTTGCCGAGAATAAATCATGGGCAATGTTTTTTATCGCTACCATTACAATCATAATGGCAATGATTATTGCCAAGGTTTTGACCTCAACAATTCTTAAGGGACGTGAGACAGCTCCGTTTATTATGGAAATGCCTAATTACCATGCCCCTACATTGTTCGGTGTGGCGCAACGTTCAATTGAGCGTACATGGGAATATATCAAAAAGGTCGGGTCCATTGTTGTAGCCGTATCTTTGTGTGTGTTTTCATTGTTGCAGTTCCCGGGGCTTAGTGAAGAGCGCATGGATTATTATGATGCAGAAATGAGCAAAGCTGTGGCTGTTTTTGATGCCAAAGTTTCGGCTACTAACTATGCCGCTGTGGGTGAGTCTGCAAAAATGCTTGCTCTGCTTAATTTCTACGATGATTACAAACGAGCCAGAATGAATTCATTCGGTAAAAGTGGAGCTGCTTCAGTTAATGCTGAATTCAAGGCTGATAATCCAGAATGGTTCACTTTGCTGAAACCGCGTGGAAATAAAGATGCAAAGATCGTTAACGGTGCTTTGCGCAAGGTTTCATCCACACGTAAACGTTTACGCCGTAGAATAAAGGAAGAGAAAATTAAGAGTTCTTTTTTTGGTATGATTGGAAGATCTCTTGAACCGGTAACTCAATTTGCCGGATTTGACTGGAAGGTTAATATTGCTTTGATCAGTTCTTTTGCCGCCCGTGAATCATCCGTGGCAACAATGGGAGTGTTATATCAGCAAGGGGCGGATGAGAATCAGACCCTTGAACAGAGAATGGATAATGAGAGTAAGTCTTCTGGAATGACTCCACTGCATGCACTCGCAATTATTATCTTCTTTGCTCTTTACCCTCCATGCCTTGCCGCTACTATTATGGTCAAAGTTCAGACCGGATCATGGAAATGGATGGTATTTTCCATTGTTTTCCCCACGACGATTGGTTTTGCAGCAGCTTCAGCGGTTTTCACTTTGGGGAATGCTGTGGGGGCCAGCGGTATAGTCATGATGAAAGGATTTTACCTTGTCTGCCTTGGGATAGCGTTTTTGATAGCTCTGGAGAATAAACTTTCTTCGGATAAGATAGCAACTCGCCACGTATATCAGGCATAATTTTAAATAAGAATCAGGAGAATGTTATGAGGAAAATGACAGCTAAAATTATTATTATGGCAGGTCTTATTGTCTTGTCCGCTTCGGCAGCGTTTGCTCATTCACCACTTTGCAGTTGCTTTGATAATGGTGACGGCACAGTGCTTTGTGAAGGTGGTTTTTCAGACGGATCTACAGCGTCCGGAGTGAGGATGTACGTTAAAAATGAATCCGAAGTTGTTATTACTAAAGGGGTAATGAATGAGAGTAGTGAGTTTGAGTTCAACAAGCCTGAAGGGGCATACACAGTAACTTTTGATGGGGGTGAAGGACATTCCATTGAAATAGATGGGGCGGATATTATTGAATAAACCAAAAAAATTGTTCTTATTTTAGTTAATCGGCATATGTGAATTAGATCTTATTTGTAAATTTAAAAGCTCTCTACTGATAAAGAGAGTCAGAATCATAATCAGGAGTGATGAATGAAGTTTAAAGTTGTATTTTTAAATCTGTTGGCAATTATTGCATTTGCTGTCCCCGCTTTCGCTCATTTTCAGATGGTATATACCCCGGAAATTGCAGTAAATAAGGGTGATAATGCTCAGCTCAAATTGGTCTTTACCCATCCGTTTGAGGCCGGACATACCATGGATATGGGAGTTCCTGAAGAATTCTACATGCTGCATCAGAAAGGGGAAGAAGGAAAAACTAAAAAAGTTGATCTTAAATCCTATCTCAAACCGATCACATGGAAGAGTTTGACTAACTCCGGCAAGGCTTATGAAGCAAATCTGCCAAAGAAAATTGTCCGCTCCATGGGTGACTATACTTTGGTTCTGGTTCCTGCTCCTTATTTTGAGTCTGAAGAAGATGTTTACATTCAGCAGATTACTAAAACTTACATGAATGTCGGTGGAATGCCTGGTAACTGGTCTGTTCCAGCCGGACTTAAGACTGAATGGATTCCTCTTGTAAAGCCTTACGCTATGTGGACAGGCATGACCTTTAAAGCTCAGCTTCTGTCAAGCGGAAAGCCTGTTCCAAATGCCGATGTTGAAGTGGAATACATGAATCATGCTCCTGAAATGAAGAAAAACGGATTTGCTAAAAAAGCAAATGCCGAAGCTCCACAGGATGCTTTTGTGACAATGGGTATTAAAACAGATGCTCAGGGTTACATTGAATTTGCAGTTCCTAAAGCCGGCTGGTGGGGATTTTGCGCCCTTGGTTCCGGTCCAGACAAAGAGTTTAAAGGCAAAGAACTCTCTCAGGATGCTGTAATCTGGTTAAAAGCTGTTGATATGAAGTAGTATCGTATAAAAGTTTGTAAATTCATGCGCCCGAAAAGAAGATTTTCTTTTCGGGCGCATATTTGTCAGGGCGCAAAGCCTTTTTATTCATGTCGTTATTTTTATAGAAGGATTGTCAAATGATTCAAAATAACAATCAAATTATAGCTCTTACTGACGATCATACTCTTTATAATGATTCAGAACAGATTTCCGGTTTAAATATTGAACATTATTCCTGCGTGGACAGTTTTTTCAGTGCAATGCTTAAGAATAATTATTCCGGAATTATTCTGAATATGCATAAAGTAATGAAAACTCCGTGTTGCGAAAGAAATAAGATTTTATCTTTATCGGCAGATCTTCCCACTATGCGTTCTATAGAGAGAGGGGAGTCCCCAATTTTTATAGATGATTCGGATCTTTTTAAATGCAGTTGCCAAAAACATAGCTGCTTACTCTCCCGACCATCCTGCCCGATTACTGTTAGTCTTCCCGTAAAAATAAGTTTCGATAATGATCCGGCAATGGCAAAACCCGTTGCCGGAATTATCCATGATATATGTGAAAGAGGATGTACTTTTCATACCGATGAAGATCTTACAAATTACGATTTTCTTTATTTAAAGATTGAATCTCTGGCAAACAGACTTCCCATATATTCAGGTATTTGCAGATCTATTTCAGGCGGAAGTTGTTTGTGCGGGTATAATGTTAGATTTTTAGATATTAAAGAGGATCAACTCTCGGAACTGCAAGATATATATATGGATACGAATCCCACAACAGATAAATCTTGAAACATTAAAGAGTATGCCGGAGTTATCCTGATAACTGCTGAGTGGGCAGAATTATAACGATATAAACAAGAAAGGTTAGCTAAATTAATAGCTAACCTTTTTTGTTTCGGTCCTTGATATTTCATCTGGTAATTATCTATCTATAAATTAAACGGTGCGATAATCCGTTCCAAAACACCTTGTACTTTTGAAATGGCAACACCGTAGTTTGTTATTGGGACGTTTCTGCGTTTACATTCGTTAATTCGTCGCAGCATTTCCGTGCGGTTGAGCATGCATGCTCCGCAGTGAACTACAAGCTTATATCTTTCAAGATCAGTCGGGAAATCATGTCCTGAGTAAGTTTCGAAGTTAATGTCTTTACCTGTGTACTGACGGACCCAGTGTGGTATTTTAACCCGTCCGATATCGTCCTCTACAGGGTGATGAGAGCACGCTTCACCTATAAGAACAATATCTCCGTCTTCCAGTGTATCAATGGCATCGGCGCCCTTAATGAGGCTTGGTAAGTCGCCTTTGTAACGGGCAAATAAGGTTGAAAAAGTGGTTAACGGGATTTCGTCGGGGACATCGTTTGCAACGCTGAGAACGACTTGTGAGTCCG
It encodes:
- a CDS encoding GGDEF domain-containing protein, with the translated sequence MNNISYKENLRFLNNILTTLKNSIIAGYLLRTGSKFTKASLKNRALIAIFLLLILPAGFLLVLIEFADRKELLMYMSLHFSLCIAFCSPIANWLNEWLVNRKLREMNKFCVDLKRGKLNHRMDFFEKNSSITGDELIRLQQNLNWLAHSVARREYSLTKSLTETYKDKEKLNLLSYTDYLTGLFNKRFFELKIVESCSKCISCKTPLHLMMIDCDHFKEVNDQLGHMEGDRLLAQLGQIINSSVRTGTDFPFRFGGDEFGAILVGIDSYRCEQVAERIRLRFAELSIGRSSLSIGISRLNPQAKDPEAEAVRLVETADKALYFAKNTGRDKVISPARI
- a CDS encoding FeoA family protein; its protein translation is MFNKFDFLNGGISSGKREQRRRHGGRGGPGKKCIMRGKSVLDIAVGGKAKIRRHFSCGAVRQRLLDLGFIPGREVEVVRVATLGCPLELKVAGYCVTLRRTEAYEIEVEDEFRG
- the feoB gene encoding ferrous iron transport protein B, whose product is MSSEVNSKGKAAKDNFLIALAGQQNAGKSTTYNMLTGANQHVANYPGVTVDKKVGSYREGKTRYEIVDLPGTYSLTSFSLEERVSRDFFLEEKPDVVVNVVDATALRRSLYFTFQVLEMDFPVTIALNMMDVAESQGLTIDLQELSSRLGVDVVATVGRKGKGKQALKAAIRKSVNQEAYNRPVAIDYGELEEHLQELEKKLAEDAFLGGLYPLRWLAIKLLENDPEVCRLVESKHFKGSEIIEDSISRRDSFEEALDIDTGDYIVACRDRVAGEIVDACVQKEDSSKQPISERIDRWVLNRAMAPFFLLATVFTIYELSIVQGYKLTIYTWPLLAKFRDIIASFLPSAGLIEDSLLRSMGLWMVDSANTLLNYVPIFFILFALIAILEDSGYMARIAFILDRIFHSFGLHGQSTLPFILGGVFAGGCAVPGIMSTKGIPDERSRLATILTVPFMNCLAKIPLYTLLVNIYFAENKSWAMFFIATITIIMAMIIAKVLTSTILKGRETAPFIMEMPNYHAPTLFGVAQRSIERTWEYIKKVGSIVVAVSLCVFSLLQFPGLSEERMDYYDAEMSKAVAVFDAKVSATNYAAVGESAKMLALLNFYDDYKRARMNSFGKSGAASVNAEFKADNPEWFTLLKPRGNKDAKIVNGALRKVSSTRKRLRRRIKEEKIKSSFFGMIGRSLEPVTQFAGFDWKVNIALISSFAARESSVATMGVLYQQGADENQTLEQRMDNESKSSGMTPLHALAIIIFFALYPPCLAATIMVKVQTGSWKWMVFSIVFPTTIGFAAASAVFTLGNAVGASGIVMMKGFYLVCLGIAFLIALENKLSSDKIATRHVYQA
- a CDS encoding DUF4198 domain-containing protein, whose translation is MKFKVVFLNLLAIIAFAVPAFAHFQMVYTPEIAVNKGDNAQLKLVFTHPFEAGHTMDMGVPEEFYMLHQKGEEGKTKKVDLKSYLKPITWKSLTNSGKAYEANLPKKIVRSMGDYTLVLVPAPYFESEEDVYIQQITKTYMNVGGMPGNWSVPAGLKTEWIPLVKPYAMWTGMTFKAQLLSSGKPVPNADVEVEYMNHAPEMKKNGFAKKANAEAPQDAFVTMGIKTDAQGYIEFAVPKAGWWGFCALGSGPDKEFKGKELSQDAVIWLKAVDMK
- a CDS encoding PilZ domain-containing protein, which gives rise to MIQNNNQIIALTDDHTLYNDSEQISGLNIEHYSCVDSFFSAMLKNNYSGIILNMHKVMKTPCCERNKILSLSADLPTMRSIERGESPIFIDDSDLFKCSCQKHSCLLSRPSCPITVSLPVKISFDNDPAMAKPVAGIIHDICERGCTFHTDEDLTNYDFLYLKIESLANRLPIYSGICRSISGGSCLCGYNVRFLDIKEDQLSELQDIYMDTNPTTDKS